A genomic region of Colletotrichum destructivum chromosome 1, complete sequence contains the following coding sequences:
- a CDS encoding Putative zn(2)Cys(6) fungal-type DNA-binding domain, fungal transcription factor: MDSPMDGSGGSSSAPGSTPTAAATTPGAGTVPCVAMPRGSISAALAASTSTIIAATTTAPAATAAGGAGTPRAAIANTGAAVVSRRSHPKSRTGCRTCKTRKIKCDEHKPSCRNCIKHAVPCDFLQSQRHSSSSIPRSPDSAPSSGGPDNGYSFGGGLGGGFGSHGGGVDDLSLNLIDLELMHNFTTFAFNTLSTDPVVRQMWKVPVVRLALECDYVMRALLSVSALHLAHNRPEKRDFFISRALTYHQMASRTAMGLMGSLDADNCEKLYLFSVLTIFFALACPRKSSDSLIMGESSFPDWMFLLRGTRSILKVLQPQVYTGALLPMFNHGRERFMHSRDESKIQPELLADLQRLVNKTCADPVLLPVYNHAIDELRRTLSVFLWDGGRGMDITDAFLWKYLMAEDFLPLLKSPGETQEAVAIFSHFCILLKRLENEWWLQGWATHLISRAWDMLDQDHRLWIQWPIEELGWVPP, from the exons ATGGACAGCCCGATGGATGGGTCCGGTGGCTCATCTTCCGCGccggggtcgacgccgacggctgCCGCAACGACGCCCGGTGCCGGCACCGTTCCCTGCGTTGCGATGCCCAGGGGCTCCATttcggcggccttggcggcctctACGTCGACGATTATtgccgcgacgacgacggcgccggcagcgacggcAGCTGGGGGTGCAGGCACGCCTCGCGCTGCCATCGCCAACACCGgggcggccgtcgtctcACGGCGGTCTCACCCCAAATCAAGGACGGGGTGTAGGACGTGTAAAACCCGGAAGATCAAG TGTGACGAGCATAAACCCTCCTGCCGAAACTGCATCAAACACGCCGTCCCCTGCGACTTTCTTCAATCCCAACGCcactcgtcgtcctcgatccCGCGATCCCCGGACAGCGCCCCTTCTTCCGGCGGCCCTGACAACGGCTACAGCTTCGGCGGtgggctgggcggcggctttggcagccacggcggcggcgtcgatgaccTCTCGCTGAACCTAATCGACCTGGAGCTCATGCACAACTTCACGACCTTTGCGTTCAACACGCTGTCGACGGACCCCGTGGTGCGGCAGATGTGGAAGGTGCCCGTGGTGAGGCTGGCACTCGAGTGCGACTACGTGATGCGTGCGCTGCTGAGCGTGTCGGCGCTGCACCTTGCCCACAACCGGCCCGAGAAGCGCGATTTTTTCATCAGCCGCGCACTGACGTATCATCAGATGGCGAGTCGGACAGCCATGGGTCTGATGGGATCCTTGGATGCGGATAATTGCGAGAAGCTGTATTTGTTTTCCGTCTTGACCATTTTCTTTG CCCTCGCGTGTCCGCGCAAATCTTCAGACTCCCTCATCATGGGCGAATCATCCTTCCCGGACTGGATGTTCCTCCTCCGCGGCACGAGGTCCATCCTTAAGGTGCTCCAGCCGCAGGTCTACACCGGCGCGCTGCTTCCCATGTTCAACCACGGCCGCGAGCGCTTTATGCACTCGCGCGACGAGTCCAAGATCCAGCCAGAGCTGCTGGCTGACCTACAACGGCTCGTGAACAAGACGTGCGCCGACCCGGTCCTGCTGCCAGTCTACAACCACGCCATTGACGAGCTGCGACGCACGCTGTCGGTTTTCCTGTGGGACGGCGGGCGGGGTATGGACATCACAGATGCGTTCCTGTGGAAGTACCTCATGGCAGAGGACTTTCTGCCGCTGCTCAAGAGCCCCGGCGAGACGCAGGAGGCCGTCGCTATCTTTTCGCACTTTTGCATCCTACtcaagaggctggagaaCGAATGGTGGCTGCAGGGGTGGGCCACGCACCTGATCAGCCGGGCATGGGACATGTTGGACCAGGACCACCGGCTTTGGATTCAGTGGCCTATCGAGGAGTTGGGATGGGTGCCGCCCTGA
- a CDS encoding Putative serine/threonine-protein kinase, active has protein sequence MANERSVYSSGQFMNPGPAPRPPTDRPRLALTPNNNLPGNLPGNMANMAISPIRSTATSTYTGSTISLPIARQQSNQNDGMGGVAVKKEGWASVKESKNFINPWKQKYLILRKESLDFHKTEGGKVSYTLYLKDVVNVGRVEAAGTIFEIKRNPSGSSNSPGEDDGQTKTLQIRVKSDDDLYEWIDLIYGACPGMGGVSNPTNFSHAVHVGFDPQTGEFVGLPPEWSKLLNSSAITKEDYERNPQAVFEVLDFYSDLTKRAENPQQYSSLTPTPPASSQQNKQLGYGGGGSSVAPPRPMPPSQAQRQPSYNTQPSAQGQQQRRPSPTEQQQQRQQMQGMATNYQSDPREEQRLRQLEAQRAREREIEEQNRRDLEVFNSSIPKTKTPMAQQEIGGFSGSSSIPQTDRYNPSRAAPPAPKPSQQQQVNGLRAQRPAPSPPTAGTPTRPTMSSQQSSSSMRDPNQAQRVPRPDQSSSQQQQQRYPNGSPQQSRQPPQAQAPPPSRLPAPVKPLNVSKAQPAPQSDAVKAAEAALTAKPPAQERKQDVRMSTMSESEVMAKLKEAVSKDDPNLSYSKQKKIGQGASGSVYVAKVKEGAVSPIARDVLRAQGLKAQVAIKQMDLAHQPRKELIVNEIMVMKDSRHCNIVNFLDAFLRNNNAELWVVMEYMEGGALTDVIDNNPSITEEQISTICLETCRGLQHLHSQNIIHRDIKSDNVLLDARGNVKITDFGFCAKLTESKSKRATMVGTPYWMAPEVVKQKEYGPKVDIWSLGIMAIEMIESEPPYLNEEPLKALYLIATNGTPRLKKPEKLSKELKAFLSVCLCVDVKSRASADELLQHDFLKHGCPLGSLSELLAFKKHAK, from the exons ATGGCTAACGAACGCAGCGTGTACTCGTCTGGCCAGTTCATGAACCCAGGCCCGGCGCCACGACCCCCAACCgatcgtcctcgtctcgcCCTCACGCCAAACAATAACCTCCCCGGCAACCTTCCCGGCAATATGGCCAACATGGCCATCTCCCCCATCAGGAGCaccgcgacctcgacctACACCGGCTCCACCATCTCGCTCCCCATCGCCCGCCAGCAGTCCAACCAGAACGACGGCATGGGCGGTGTCGCCGTGAAGAAGGAAGGATGGGCCTCGGTCAAGGAGTCCAAGAACTTCATCAACCCTTGGAAGCAGAAGTACCTCATCCTGAGAAAAGAATCGCTCGATTTCCACAAgaccgagggcggcaaggtcTCGTACACCCTCTACCTGAAGGacgtcgtcaacgtcggccgagtcgaggccgccggcaccaTCTTCGAGATTAAGAGAAACCCTAGTGGCTCGTCAAACAGCcctggcgaagacgacggccagACCAAGACCCTGCAGATTCGCGTCAAGAGCGACGACGATTTGTACGAATGGATCGACCTCATCTACGGCGCCTGCCCTGGAATGGGTGGTGTCAGCAACCCCACAAACTTCTCTCACGCCGTCCATGTCGGCTTCGACCCCCAGACCGGTGAGTTTGTCGGCTTGCCGCCCGAATGGTCGAAGCTCCTCAACTCGtcggccatcaccaaggaggaCTACGAGCGCAATCCccaggccgtcttcgaggtcctcgacTTCTACTCCGACCTGACCAAGCGAGCCGAGAACCCTCAGCAGTACTCCAGCCTCACCCCGACACCTCCCGCCAGCAGTCAGCAGAACAAGCAGCTCGGTtatggcggcggcggctcctcCGTTGCGCCCCCGaggcccatgccgccgtcaCAGGCCCAGCGTCAGCCCAGCTACAACACGCAGCCCTCGGCTCAGggtcaacaacaacggcggccgtcgcccacggagcaacagcagcaacgccAGCAGATGCAGGGCATGGCTACCAACTATCAATCCGATCCGCGCGAAGAGCAGCGCTTGAGAcagctcgaggcccagcgcgCCCGCGAAAGGGAAATCGAAGAACAGAATCGccgcgacctcgaggtcTTCAACTCGTCCATCCCCAAGACCAAGACACCCATGGCCCAGCAGGAGATCGGTGGCTTCAGCGGCAGCTCGTCCATCCcccagacagacagatacAACCCTTCAAGGGCAGCCCCCCCGGCGCCCAAGCCAtcacagcagcaacaggtCAACGGCCTTCGTGCGCAGCGGCCCGCCCCTTCACCGCCGACTGCCGGTACCCCTACACGTCCCACCATGTCTTCCCAGCAGAGCTCGAGTTCCATGCGGGATCCCAACCAAGCCCAGCGGGTGCCCCGGCCAGACCAGTCgtccagccagcagcagcagcagcgctATCCCAACGGCAGCCCACAGCAGTCTAGGCAGCCTCCCCAGGCTCAGGccccgccgccatctcgccTACCTGCTCCTGTTAAGCCTCTCAATGTGTCCAAGGCTCAGCCCGCGCCGCAAAGCGATGCTGTCAAGGCCGCGGAAGCAGCTCTCACCGCCAAGCCACCTGCGCAAGAACGCAAGCAGGACGTGCGCATGTCCACCATGTCTGAGAGTGAAGTCATGGCTAAGCTCAAGGAGGCCGTTTCCAAGGACGACCCGAATCTTTCCTACTCCAAGCAAAAGAAGATTGGGCAAGGTGCTTCCGGTTCCGTCTATGTCGCAAAGGTCAAGGAGGGTGCCGTTTCGCCCATTGCTCGTGATGTTCTGCGGGCTCAGGGCCTCAAGGCCCAGGTTGCGATCAAGCAGATGGACCTCGCTCACCAGCCCCGGAAAGAGCTTATTGTGAACGAGATCATGGTTATGAAGGACAGCAGACACTGCAACATTGTTAACTTCTTGGACGCCTTCTTGcgcaacaacaacgccgaACTTTGGGTCGTCATGGAGTACATGGAGGGTGGTGCCCTGACTGATGTCATCGATAACAACCCTAGCATCACAGAGGAGCAGATTTCCACCATTTGCCTCGAG ACGTGCCGTGGTCTGCAACATCTCCACTCCCAAAACATCATTCATCGCGATATCAAGAGTGACAACGTGCTCCTGGACGCTCGTGGCAACGTCAAAATTA CCGACTTTGGTTTCTGTGCCAAGCTTACCGAGTCCAAGTCGAAGCGCGCGACGATGGTCGGAACGCCTTACTGGATGGCGCCCGAAGTTGTCAAGCAGAAGGAGTACGGCCCCAAAGTAGACATCTGGTCATTGGGCATTATGGCTATTGAGATGATCGAGTCGGAGCCGCCGTACCTGAATGAGGAGCCCCTGAAGGCCCTGTACCTGATCGCCACCAACGGCACACCACGCCTCAAGAAGCCTGAGAAGCTGagcaaggagctcaaggccTTCTTGTCGGTTTGCTTGTGCGTAGATGTCAAGAGCAGAGCGTCCGCCGATGAGCTTCTCCAGCACGACTTTCTGAAGCACGGATGTCCGCTGGGCAGCCTATCAGAGCTCCTCGCCTTCAAGAAGCATGCCAAGTAA
- a CDS encoding Class II Aminoacyl-tRNA synthetase/Biotinyl protein ligase (BPL) and lipoyl protein ligase (LPL) codes for MKPFRSFPHQSPSIRSTASFCAIRPAAFFHCHRRYPSPSLPLHSHSHSHTYPSYHDRFQHRTLITTHHLSRAQVLVPSKKNKPNAAVSKMTTTATTLKGQPLDRQTLDAMLRRRLFFTPAFEIYGGVAGLFDYGPPGCSLQANIVDLWRKHFILEEDMLEIDTTVLTPHEVLKTSGHVDKFADWMCKDPKNGDILRADHFVEDVLESRLKGDKEARGEKVEEEDDPKKKKKRKTKTEAVKLDDALVQEYEEILARIDNYNGEELGELIKKYDLKNPATGVQPSPPVAFNLMFQTSIGPSSNLPGYLRPETAQGQFLNFAKLLDFNMQQMPFASASIGRSYRNEISPRAGLLRVREFLMAEIEHFVDPEGGKKHHRFPEIDAIELTLLDRHTQLAGKTDVKKMTIGDAVRNKVVDNETLGYFLARIHLFLQKIGVDMNKVRFRQHMENEMAHYATDCWDAELLTSSGWIECVGCADRSAYDLSVHAKKTGAPLVVRERLDEPRVFEEWQVEIDRKKFGPQFKKDGKTVEAALEATNQEQREKLAKQLAENGELELEVASVGNGTVKVSKDLVKVEFRKRVENTREYTPNVIEPSFGIGRIMYSLIEHVYWNRATEDGGDEARGVLSFPPTVAPTKVLIVPLSANKQFQPFVSKISQKLRKIGISARVDSSSATIGKRYSRNDELGTPLGVTIDFQTVQDSTITLRDRDSTKQVRADEDTIVAAIQSLVTGAREWKDVATELPAFEGQEVDVAVR; via the exons ATGAAGCCTTTTCGCTCTTTCCCACACCAATCACCTTCAATTCGTTCCACAGCTAGCTTCTGTGCAATTCGGCCGGCCGCTTTTTTCCACTGCCACCGCCGttacccctccccctccttgcccttgcactcccactcccactcaCACACCTACCCCTCCTACCACGATCGCTTTCAACATCGCACCCTTATCACCACCCATCACCTCTCCCGGGCCCAAGTCCTCGTCCCCTCGAAAAAGAATAagcccaacgccgccgtctccaagATGACGACCACCGCGACGACCCTCAAGGGTCAGCCCCTCGACCGGCAGACGCTCGACGCCATGCTGCGCCGGCGCCTCTTCTTCACCCCGGCCTTCGAGATCTACGGCGGTGTCGCCGGTCTCTTCGACTACGGCCCCCCCGGCTGCTCCCTGCAGGCCAACATCGTCGACCTCTGGCGTAAGCATTtcatcctcgaggaggacatgCTTGAAATCGACACCACCGTCCTGACCCCGCATGAGGTCCTTAAGACGTCGGGCCACGTCGACAAGTTCGCCGACTGGATGTGCAAGGACCCCAAGAACGGCGACATCCTGCGCGCCGACCACTTTGTCGAGGACGTACTCGAGTCCCGTCTCAAGGGTGACAAGGAGGCCCGCGGTGaaaaggtcgaggaggaggatgaccccaaaaagaagaagaagagaaagacaaaGACCGAGGCCGTTaagctcgacgacgccctcgtccaggaGTACGAGGAGATCCTGGCTCGGATCGACAATTacaacggcgaggagctcggcgagctcatCAAGAAGTACGACCTCAAGAACCCCGCCACCGGCGTCCAACCCTCGCCCCCCGTCGCCTTCAACCTCATGTTCCAGACCTCCATCGGCCCTAGCAGCAACCTGCCCGGCTACCTGCGCCCCGAAACCGCCCAGGGCCAGTTCCTCAACTTCGCCAAGCTCCTCGACTTCAACATGCAGCAGATGCCCTTTGCCTCCGCCTCCATCGGCCGCTCCTACCGCAATGAGATCTCCCCGCGCGCCGGTCTCCTAAGAGTCCGCGAGTTCCTcatggccgagatcgagcaCTTTGTCGACCCTGAGGGCGGCAAGAAGCACCACCGATTCCCGGAGATCGACGCTATCGAGCTGACCCTGCTAGACCGTCACACCCAGCTCGCCGGCAAGACGGACGTCAAGAAAATGACCATCGGCGACGCTGTACGCAATaaggtcgtcgacaacgaGACCCTCGGCTACTTCCTCGCCCGCATCCACCTCTTCCTGCAAAAGATTGGTGTTGATATGAACAAGGTCCGCTTCCGCCAGCATATGGAGAACGAGATGGCCCACTACGCCACCGATTGCTGGGACGCTGAACTCCTCACCTCATCCGGCTGGATCGAGTGTGTCGGCTGCGCCGACCGTAGCGCCTACGACCTGTCCGTTCACGCCAAGAAGACGGGGGCGCCCCTTGTTGTGCGCGAGCGCCTTGACGAGCCCCGCGTCTTCGAGGAGTGGCAGGTCGAGATCGACAGGAAGAAGTTTGGCCCCCAGTTcaagaaggacggcaagacagtcgaggccgccctcgaggccaccAACCAGGAGCAGCGTGAGAAGCTCGCCaagcagctcgccgagaacggtgagctcgagctcgaggtcgccaGCGTCGGCAATGGCACCGTCAAGGTCAGCAAGgacctcgtcaaggtcgagtTCAGGAAGCGCGTCGAGAACACCAGAGAGTACACCCCCAACGTCATTGAGCCGTCCTTCGGTATCGGCCGCATTATGTACTCGCTGATCGAGCACGTCTACTGGAACCGTGCTACCGAAGAcggtggcgacgaggcccgcgGA gttctctctttccccccgACGGTCGCCCCGACCAAGGTCCTGATTGTGCCCCTGTCGGCCAACAAGCAGTTCCAGCCCTTCGTCAGCAAGATCTCACAGAAGCTGCGCAAGATCGGCATCTCGGCGCGCGTGGACTCATCATCGGCCACCATCGGCAAGCGTTACAGCCGCAACGATGAGCTCGGCACGCCGCTCGGCGTCACCATTGACTTCCAGACCGTCCAGGACAGCACCATCACCCTCAGAGATCGTGACTCTACCAAGCAGGTTCGCGCGGACGAAGACACCATTGTCGCAGCCATCCAGAGTCTTGTTACCGGCGCCAGGGAGTGGAAGGACGTTGCGACCGAGCTCCCGGCATTCGAGGGACAGGAGGTTGATGTCGCCGTTCGGTAA
- a CDS encoding Putative U3 snoRNP protein/Ribosome production factor 1 — translation MGFSKPGKSMGASLTNKTSNKLKRKELYVLQKKEKDKAQRELRFRRKKEEDKDPELRAARLAKNKPKTLDSKRVWDDVDDDSLGNVVDVEKLKRRRIEEEENAALDKELDDEDDLDSGSDNDSMLASDEDEEEAEAKKAERERRREEKRRARRDSSAAPSTTSTNLDLTPSSLALKFPSLFTEDAPPPPKILITTSLNSTLHYEANIFRTIFPNSTYVPRSAHRYGHKYSLREISKFASNRDYTAVVLLKEDQKKLTGMSIVHLPTGPTFTFSITNFMEGKKLPGHGNPTNHYPELLLNNFKTPLGLLTAALFQRLFPPQPELEGRQVLTVHNQRDYLFFRRHRYVFREKRETEKNITTAEGAEMKGVEGIRVGLQEVGPRFTAKLRRVDKGIGRAGSEGDDSQPWEWKAKMEKDRKRFNL, via the coding sequence ATGGGCTTCTCTAAGCCCGGCAAGTCCATGGGGGCTTCGCTCACCAACAAAACGTCCAACAAGCTCAAGCGCAAGGAGCTCTATGTGCTgcaaaagaaggagaaggacaaggccCAGCGCGAGCTACGGTTCCGCCggaaaaaggaggaggacaaggaccccgagctgcgcgccgcccgcctcgccaaGAACAAACCCAAGACGCTCGACAGCAAGCGCGTGtgggacgacgtcgacgacgactcgcttggcaacgtcgtcgacgtcgaaaagctcaagaggaggaggatagaggaggaggagaacgcGGCGCTggacaaggagctcgacgacgaggacgacctggacTCCGGctccgacaacgacagcatgCTCGCgtccgacgaggacgaggaggaagccgaagccaagaaggccgagagggagagacggcGCGAGGAGAAACGTCGCGCACGGCGCGacagctcggcggcgccgtcgacaacgAGCACAAACCTCGACCTcacgccgtcctcgctcGCCCTCAAgttcccctctctcttcacCGAGGACgcgcccccgccgcccaaGATCCTCATCACCACCTCGCTCAACTCGACGCTGCACTACGAGGCCAACATCTTCCGTACCATCTTCCCCAACTCCACCTACGTGCCGCGCTCCGCCCACCGCTACGGCCACAAGTACTCCCTCCGCGAGATCTCAAAGTTCGCCTCCAACCGCGATTacaccgccgtcgtcctgctTAAGGAGGACCAGAAGAAGCTGACGGGCATGTCCATCGTGCATCTGCCCACGGGCCCGACCTTCACCTTTTCCATCACTAACTTCATGGAGGGCAAGAAGTTGCCCGGCCACGGCAACCCGACGAACCACTACCCGGAGTTGCTCCTCAACAACTTCAAGACGCCGCTGGGCCTCCTGACGGCTGCCCTCTTCCAGCGCCTGTTCCCGCCCCAGCCTGAGCTCGAAGGCCGTCAGGTGCTGACGGTGCACAATCAGCGCGACTACCTCTTTTTCCGGCGCCACCGTTACGTCTTCCGCGAGAAGCGCGAGACAGAGAAGAACATTACCACGGCCGAGGGCGCTGAGATGAAAGGCGTTGAAGGCATCCGCGTCGGCCTGCAGGAGGTCGGCCCGCGTTTTACCGCCAAGCTGAGGAGGGTCGACAAGGGCATTGGCAGGGCTGGcagcgagggcgacgacTCGCAGCCGTGGGAGTGGAAGgccaagatggagaaggatCGCAAGAGGTTCAATCTGTAA
- a CDS encoding Putative dTDP-glucose 4,6-dehydratase, NAD(P)-binding domain, NAD(P)-binding domain superfamily: MTQLNGQNRAPNTYSNGHGKFFQDFGVWKEAPLLKGTTKFEPLPDVKNIMITGGAGFIACWLVRHLTLTYPDHYNIYSFDKLDYCSSLNNTRVLNEKSNFTFVHGDITNPTEVVNCLKRYNIDTIFHFAAQSHVDLSFGNSYGFTHTNVYGTHVLLESAKSVNIKRFIHISTDEVYGEVNDDDDDLLETSILAPTNPYAASKAAAEMLVQSYQKSFKLPVIIVRSNNVYGPHQFPEKIIPKFTCLLNRGQPVVLHGDGSPTRRYLFAGDAADAFDTILHKGQMGQIYNVGSYDEISNIDLCSHLLKQMNIPFSTTDEFKKWVKYTHDRPFNDHRYAVDGTKLRQLGWDQKTSFADGLRITVEWYRQFGEEWWGDITSVLTPFPVVQGLDVSADQEPIADSPPTPESKKRKVIEGANGSNSTTNGTNGLAVRA; this comes from the exons ATGACTCAACTCAACGGCCAAAACCGGGCTCCGAACA CCTACAGCAATGGACACGGCAAGTTTTTCCAGGACTTTGGTGTGTGGAAAGAGGCTCCTCTGCTTAAGGGCACTACGAAGTTTGAGCCTCTGCCCGACGTCAAGAATATCATGATtaccggcggcgccggcttcat CGCATGCTGGCTGGTCCGCCACCTTACTCTTACTTACCCTGACCACTACAACATATACTCTTTCGACAAACTTGACTACTGCTCGTCCTTGAACAACACCCGTGTCCTCAACGAGAAGTCGAACTTCACCTTTGTCCACGGCGACATCACCAACCCCACAGAAGTTGTCAACTGCCTGAAGCGGTACAACATCGACACCATCTTCCACTTTGCTGCCCAATCGCACGTCGATCTGAGCTTCGGCAACTCGTACGGATTTACACACACCAACGTCTACGGCACTCACGTGCTGCTCGAGAGCGCCAAGAGCGTCAACATCAAGCGCTTCATCCATATCTCCACTGACGAGGTTTACGGTGaggtcaacgacgacgatgacgacctcCTTGAGACTAGCATCCTTGCCCCCACCAATCCCTATGCGGCCAGCAAGGCGGCGGCTGAGATGCTTGTCCAGTCTTACCAGAAGAGCTTCAAGCTCCCCGTCATCATTGTGCGCAGTAATAACGTGTACGGCCCGCACCAGTTCCCCGAGA AAATCATTCCCAAGTTCACCTGCTTGCTGAACAGAGGCCAGCCTGTTGTCCTGCATGGCGACGGAAGTCCCACCCGGCGCTATTTGTTCGCAGGTGATGCGGCCGACGCCTTCGACACCATCTTGCATAAGGGCCAGATGGGCCAGATTTACAACGTCGGATCCTACGACGAAATCTCCAACATCGACCTCTGTAGCCATCTTCTCAAGCAGATGAACATTCCCTTCTCCACGACGGACGAGTTCAAGAAGTGGGTCAAGTACACCCACGATCGGCCGTTCAACGACCACCGTTATGCCGTCGATGGCACCAAGCTCCGTCAGCTCGGATGGGACCAGAAGACGAGCTTCGCCGACGGTTTGCGCATCACGGTCGAGTGGTACCGTCAGTTCGGCGAGGAATGGTGGGGCGACATCACGTCGGTTCTCACGCCTTTCCCTGTCGTGCAGGGTCTGGACGTATCTGCGGACCAGGAGCCCATTGCTGactcccctcccaccccgGAGTCGAAAAAGAGGAAGGTGATTGAAGGTGCCAATGGTTCCAACAGCACCACTAACGGCACCAACGGCCTTGCCGTCAGAGCATAG
- a CDS encoding Putative S-adenosyl-L-methionine-dependent methyltransferase superfamily, protein MAKKRRTKKKKGTSTRQDPAQGVSSSMSTTDELASHSSDGLSSRLRQSETATEMTSIMSTNEGSQGLHEADEEWNSQDDEAMEVDDDDDNDDDDVEENDDDNFSVFAPSHYPRPSESHRTEMPYTTSPNHQDMSSTRSFMERELDYQWENGRRYCGPHYHLPNDEWEMCRMSLIHRVYLHVFDGKLSTVPLENPQRILDVGTGIGEWAIGMADEFPDCEVIGTDISAIAPTSIPMNCFFEVDDAELEWERELNSFDLVHFRHMMAAFTDWSFIYKETFKVLRPGGWIEMLEWDDQQGFKKFLSEFPPTSEIHELSRDLTLAGIKAGRARGVSHMNPKLLTDAGFTDIKLTEHMIPINIEANEGKLWLIVCIDGLEAECLRPLTKYMGWDPDRVKTACHNVAKEMARLARDPVKSHGLIVKARVLVGRKPLNAATPPRVYPRYAEDADETDDTAREENHSRHRGDDEAQDSTTANTTARV, encoded by the exons ATGGCCAAAAAGCGGcgcaccaagaagaagaagggaacCAGTACACGACAAGACCCCGCCCAAGGCGTTTCGTCCAGCATGTCCACCACCGACGAGCTCGCGTCGCACTCAAGCGATGGCTTGTCAAGCCGCTTGCGCCAGAGCGAGACCGCAACCGAGATGACGAGTATCATGAGCACCAACGAGGGATCCCAGGGCCTacacgaggccgacgaggagtgGAACTCGCAAGATgacgaggccatggaggtcgacgacgacgatgacaacgacgacgatgatgtcgaagaaaacgacgatgacaactTCTCCGTCTTTGCGCCCAGCCATTACCCCCGACCGAGCGAGTCCCATCGCACCGAGATGCCTTACACGACGTCGCCGAACCATCAGGATAT GTCGTCCACCCGGTCGTTTATGGAGCGAGAGTTGGATTATCAATGGGAAAATGGCCGTCGGTACTGCGGCCCGCATTACCACCTCCCAAATGACGAGTGGGAAATGTGCCGCATGAGCTTGATTCATCGCGTCTACCTCCACGTCTTTGATGGTAAGCTGAGCACGGTACCACTGGAGAATCCGCAGAGAATACTGGACGTCGGCACGGGCATTGGCGAATGGGCGATAGGCATGGCCGACGAGTTCCCCGACTGTGAGGTCATTGGCACGGACATATCCGCCATAGCGCCCACGTCAATACCGATGAACTGCTTCTtcgaggttgacgatgccgagctcgAATGGGAGCGCGAGCTCAACTCCTTCGACCTGGTGCACTTCCGCCACATGATGGCCGCCTTTACGGACTGGAGTTTCATCTATAAGGAGACCTTCAAGGTGCTCCGCCCCGGCGGTTGGATCGAAATGCTGGAATGGGACGACCAGCAAGGTTTCAAGAAATTCCTCTCGGAGTTTCCCCCGACATCGGAGATCCACGAACTGTCGAGGGACCTGACgctcgccggcatcaaggCCGGACGGGCTAGGGGCGTTTCGCACATGAATCCGAAGCTGCTGACGGATGCCGGCTTTACGGACATCAAGCTCACGGAGCACATGATTCCCATCAATATCGAGGCCAACGAAGGCAAGCTGTGGCTGATTGTATGCATCGACGGGCTGGAAGCCGAGTGCCTGCGGCCCCTCACCAAGTACATGGGTTGGGACCCGGACCGTGTCAAGACGGCATGCCACAACGTGGCCAAGGAGATGGCGCGTCTGGCGAGAGACCCGGTCAAATCGCACGGCCTGATTGTCAAGGCCCGCGTCCTGGTGGGCCGGAAGCCACTGAAtgcggcgacgccgccaagggtGTACCCGAGGTATGCAGAGGACGcggacgagacggacgatACGGCGAGAGAAGAAAACCACAGCAGACATcgaggcgatgacgaggctCAAgactcgacgacggccaaTACGACAGCTCGAGTCTGA